AGATGTTTCCAGACCTAACTCAGTGAGAGTAGAGAAGCAAGCTCATTGATCCAGATCATTCCCTCTTCAGTACAACTATGACCAAAGTGAACCCGTTTGTTTTGCTTTTGCAATCATTTAAACCCTCCTCTGACGAATGATTTTCTTTTTAAAAGGGGATTTTCCACTTCAGTGGTTAGTTGCAGAATCACTAGGTGCTCCTATTAGTGTTTCCACTGGTAGTAACCCTGCCCGTATGTGGCAGAGTGGTAAAGTAAATGAGATAGCATTAGCGTGCGGTCAGGCATGCCATTGTTCTGCCTGGCTTTGACCAGCAGAGATGATTGTTTAATTTGCGGACCTAACCAGACCTTTTCTGGCAAAAGCAATTTTAAAACAACTGAACGTGTCTGTGCCCGCTTGTTCAAATGCTGCAGAAGCTGCCTCGCCACTTGTGTGCTTTCTGAGGCTTTGCACATCTCATTTCAGCCAGCAGCTAGAGAAGGCTTTCATTGTATCAGTTGGGGGCTGGATTCTGAACCAGGACCTAAAAGGTGAAAGGCCTTTGTAGCATGGTGTCCTTTCTGATTTTTATCTCTCGCGCATGCCCTCTCATTCCCTTTCTCTTGTAATCGCTTGAAATGCAAAACCGTTGATttttgacagtgtcagctgtggctcattgggtagcactctcgcctctgagtcagaaggttgtggcttcaagccccaccacagggacttgagcacataaatctggctgacactgcagtgagtgggtgctgcactgtcggagttgccgtctttcagacgagatgttaaactgaggccccgtctgcgctctcgggtggacgtaaaagatcccatggcactattttgaacaagagcaggggagttatccccgggtgtcctgaccaatgtttatccttcaatcaacataacaaaaacattatctggtcattatcacattgctatttgtgggagcttgctgtgcacaaattggctgccgcatttcctatattacaacagtgactacacttcaaaatgtacttcattggctgtaaagcgctctgggacgtctggtggtcgtgaaagacgctatataaatacatgtctgTCTTATTTTGTCAGGCACTTGGGGGTGGCTAGTCACGTGTTGAGCTGGGGATCATGGCAGTTGTACCATTTCACGGCCCTTGAACTGACCGAGAAAAAAATTGTTCTATTCACATAGTTCAACAGTTATCCACCTTTTAACAGTTGAACAGGAAAAGAGGTGATGGAGTTTGAAGTGGGCATTAGCCCTGTTAATGttcgacaacaacaacaaccacttgtatttatatagcgtctttaatgtagtgaaacgtctcaaggtgcttcacgcgGATTATGAGATGAATAATTTGGCACCGAGCTGCaccagaagaaattagcgcaggtgaccagtgggatatgttttaaggagactcttgaaggaggaaagagacagaGGAattaaggcagggagttccagagcttggcgactaaggcaacagaaggcacggccaccgatggttgagcgatttataatctaggatgctcaggagggcagaatcagaggagtgcagatatctctggctgtgggtctggaggagattacagagcgagggaggggcgagaccatggagagatttgagaaTTTTGCTTAACcgatagccaatgtaggtcagcgagcacaggggtgatggctgttCGAATGGAAGCGCTCCTTTCTCCGGTTACATTGTTGAATTTGGCGCTGAGTTAGATTCTCGGCGTGCTCTCTTGTTTTTTTTTGTAGTACTGAGATTGCACTCGTGGTTACTTTCTCCCACAGAACCACCAGGGAATTTGCCCTCAGGAGAGCGTGTACTGTGAAAACAAATGCGGGGCCAGAATGATGCGCCGCCTGCTGTCACAGCATTGCCTTACGGACTGTCCCAAACGCACACAGCCCTGCAAGTTCTGCGGCAAGGAGTTTGTGTTTGACACGATACAGGTTGGTTCCCTCGACTTTGCTAGACCAAAGAGCAGCACTCAGAGTCTTGGGGTGAATGATGCTGACATTAGCGAATGATTTTACAGTTATTTGATGCCTTTTCTTAAGATACATGGATTCATCTCATGGTTGCTGGATGTGCTTTTCAGAAAGGCACGAGTCCAACATAACCTTGAATTAAATATAGATTGCGAGATAAATGTCATTTAGACAACAACATGCTCTGGTGGAAATTGGTGTTCTATAGCTCCTCAGACGGGTGCAGATCAGTAAGACTCGGGATCAGttattcatagaattatagaatagttacagcacagaaggaggccgttcggcctgctgagcccgtgccggctctctctgCAAGACCAAATCATCTAGTCCCACttacccccaccctttccccgtagccctgcaaagttATTTCCTCCACgtgcttatccaactccattttgaaagccacgattgaatctgcttccaccgccatgGTATTGGCACATGTTGAGTTACCTAATTGGACGGCATCGATTGACAATGGAGCTCCTGGGCCGGAGTGGAGGAGGGGGAGTATCCAGGGTTCCCTCTCGTGATTGGTTCCTGCTGAAAAATGAGTCTGTGGACGTCTGGTGGGGGCAGGCTGTGATGCCCATCATGGTAAAATAggctgtcaacactcactgtctagaGGAGAGAGAGAATAGAAGAGTAGAGGTCCATAATGGTGCAGTGTACGATGgactgggtggtgggggggggggggggagatggggaatcatGACGTTGGCCATACTGAGTCCCCATGGTTAGTCAGACCAGCAGGGCACACTGTAAGGGGCAGGACACTTCCCTGCCTATACCCAGGGAGTGAGCAACAGAGGTATGAGGGCAGATCACTTGCTCTGACCGCATTACAGGTAGTATGTAGATCAACAACtgtatagactgccctaagtggaggaagagcatccgggagggcgctgagcacctcgggtctcgtcgccgagagcatgcagaaaccaagcgcaggcagcggaaggagcgtacggcaaaccagattccccacccacactttccttcaaccactgtctgtcccacctgtgacagactgtagttcctgtattggactgttgagtcacccaagaactcacttttagagtggaagcaagtcttcctctattatgagagactgcctatgatggagaggagagggggggggggggagaaataatTCCTAATTGATTATGCCTGATTTTTTGCCTTTAATCTTTTTGAACAGAACCACCAGTATCAGTGCCCACGGTACCCGGTATCCTGCCCCAACCAATGCGGAGTGTCAAACATTGCCAGGGAAGATCTTGCCAAGCACCTGAAAGACAACTGCAACACAGCCATGGTACTTTGTCCCTTCAAAGATGCAGGCTGCAAACACAGGGTGAGAACTCGAGAACCCTTGATTTAAGGGCCCACAAACACTTTGGACGTTGCCGACCATGCAGCAGGTTTTCTCTCTGAAGAATGTCTGTACAATTTGCTCTTGCTGGAGAAACTCTCCTTCCTATCACTTTCTCCATTTCAGCTTTCACTCCCATCTATCTGCATGAGCAGAAGCTATTTTTAGactgatggatttttttttttttacacagccttTGCTATAATTAAATGGAGATGAACAATTTCAGTTTGAAACCAGATAACTCCAACCTCAATTCAATGATTCAATTACAACTGTTTTATAGAACGTTGTAATTCTTTTTGTGCCTTTTAATGCTGCAGAATTGAACTGTCTCCCATGTTGGATACCCCAACCCCAAGTTGTTCCTctgcccccctccaccccacctccaccccctgtCCACGATCAATCCCTCAGCCCAGCACAAGTATGCTTTCCGTTGGCGCCTGATTAGATCTGAAATATACCCAGCCGTATGTCTGGGTTTGGTGTGTGAGAGGGGTGGTtgtgaaggggggaggagggggggatgtgaagggggaggagggggggatgtgaagggggaggagggggggatgtgaagggggaggagggggggatgtgaagggggaggagggggggatgtgaagggggaggagggggggatgtgaagggggaggagggggggatgtgaagggggaggagggggggatgtgaagggggaggagggggggatgtgaagggggaggagggggggatgtgaagggggaggagggggggatgtgaagggggaggagggggggatgtgaagggggaggagggggggatgtgaagggggaggagggggggatgtgaagggggaggagggggggatgtgaagggggaggagggggggatgtgaagggggaggagggggggatgtgaagggggaggagggggggatgtgaagggggaggagggggggatgtgaagggggaggagggggggatgtgaagggggaggagggggggatgtgaagggggaggagggggggatgtgaagggggaggagggggggatgtgaagggggaggagggggggatgtgaagggggaggagggggggatgtgaagggggaggagggggggatgtgaagggggaggagggggggatgtgaaggggaggagggggggatgtgaagggggaggagggggggatgtgaagggggaggagggggggatgtgaagggggaggagggggggatgtgaagggggaggagggggggatgtgaagggggaggagggggggatgtgaagggggaggagggggggatgtgaagggggaggagggggggatgtgaagggggaggagggggggatgtgaagggggaggagggggggatgtgaagggggaggagggggggatgtggaggggggaggagggggggatgtggagggggggatgtgaagggggaggagggggggatgtgaaggggggagggggggtgaaggagggatgcgggaggggggaggatgatgggggagggggtgaaggagggatgcgggaggggggaggaggaggggtgaaggaggatgcgggaggggtgggggaggtggggagggaggaggagaggggggaggagtaaTGAGGAGAGATGAGACGGGAGCGGTAgcaaggagagaggaagggagttGTGCGGAGGCGGGTGCGCGGTGAGAAGATGGAGTTGGGTGCTACTGCTGGTCTTCAAAGACGTTTCCCTGGGTCTATTGGTCAGCTGAGAAATGGATTTCCCTGGCCATAAGTCTTGGTTGCTGGCTGCCCCTGTACAGATCGTCCAATCTGGAAAGGCTGCCAGGAGTAGCCGATGCCGCCCAATATTGTTCGGATATTGCCCAGGCCCGGGGGTGTGCTCAGTGGATTCTCGGCCAAGTGACTTCTGATGTCACCCCATGCCGATTCGCGATCTATTTACATGCTGCCGCCTGTTTGGGACAGGAGCTTCTGGCCCGTGCCGGGGACGCCCATGTTTCGAGCACAAACCGGGCGGAGCCTCAGCTGTCGTTACCGGTCTCAGCCCCTTTTCACACTTCTGGCGCTTCAAACTGGGGGTGTGTGGGAACTTTTAGGCAGAGGCAAAAGTTTGATTTGCCTTGAGCCCCCCACAAGTATCGGCATcaagctccctcccccccccccccccccccaagtatctGCATCGAGCCCCCTCTGACCAGATAGCGTTGCAATTGGTCATCTTTTTATTTAAAGAAAATCGCCGCCTTTCACACATGCTTTGCCATAAGAATTCTTGTGTTTTCAATCTGTTCACAAGCTGAAATTCTGTTCAACTCCGGGCTGCGACATCGTCAAGGTTACGCAGTCTGAAACTGTTAATTTATTTGGTGGAAATTTTATAAGTGCTGCTCAAGTGAACACGACCTACAATCAGTCATGTGTGTAATGGGGTTGTCAAAGTTCATGGCTGACTGCACGAGAGGAAAAGCTTGTCTTGATAAACTAAGGGTCGGGGGAGAGGCTGCTCATTGATGCTATAAATTCCATTGCCTCCTGACCAGGGGCCAGCGACAAGTGACAGAGTCACCAGTCTCCGATCACCGATCAGTGTTCAAATTAGCAGAGTAAAGGAAGACATATCAATGGCTCAGTGTCGACTTTTCTCTGCGTGTTAAAAATGGAAAATTGATTTCTCAGTGCCAGATGTTGGTACAAATATTGGACTTGAGCTGTATACCATGGTATTATAACCAAAAGAAGAATTGCGTTAAAGACCTTTATTTATATTTTTTCAAATGACATCAGGATGGTGATACTTAAATTGAAGTATTCTTCTTTTCCAGTTGTTGAATAGGGAGGGGTGCTCAGCTAAAAATTATTCACCAAATATAAATGAGCttcaagaacataaataggagcaggagtcggccatttggcccctcgcgcctaccccgccattcaatgagatcgtggctgatcttctaccgcaactccactttcccgcactatccccatatcgcttgattcccttaatgttcaaaaatctatcgacctctgtcttgaatatattcaatgactgagcctccacagccctctggggtagagaatttaagCAAGAGATTCCCGTATGATTTGGTTGGTAAGTGCCTTACCCGTGTGGAACCGAACCACACAGACTAGGAAGGTCCCTGAGCTACATTATGTTAGCTGATCTCCGCCAAGGTCACAACTGCCCTAGCTCCCCTGATTAGGCTTTGATTATCATCCAGGAACCCCTCCTGTTAATGTTTGTTGGACTGGGGATTCTCCCTGTGGGGAGAGTGAGTGCACTCTCTATTGAAAAATTTGACTCTGCATGTCTAGAATCTCAATGATTTGTTTTGAAATCTCTTCCACATGGTGATGAGTTTCTGCGGTTGTCAGAtgtccttctccccccttccccctcccccctcccccctccccctcccccccccccccaaccacaaccCTCCCAAAAGAAAATAGCTGGAAATGTTTTTGGCCAAAATTGGACTCTGACTGTGCCTACCCTACAACAGCCCTCATCCCCATGGTCAAACATTTTGATGACCCTCACTGCCCAGGCTTACACATGAAGTATGTCCATTTGGCTGAACCATTTCCTAGCAACAAGCAATAACCACTGGTAATGAGGGGAGCAAGCTGGCGGGAACAATGGTTGCCTTGTGCAGTTTGATAATTGCCTTTAATCGTGAGTTTTTTGTCGTCATTTTGCCTATGAAAGAAATGCTGCTTTTATGTAACTTCAAACTGAACGGTGAACTACAAGGAAACAGGCGTAGGATCTGGCTAATTGACCGTTTTGTGTCTTTTCCTCTAGTGTCACAAGATTGCAATGAGCAGACACATTGATGAAAGTATGAAAGTGCACCTGAACATAATGTGCAGTCTCGTGAGCCGCCAGCGGCAGGATATTTTGGAGCTCCGGCAGGAGGTGGAGGAGCTCTCTGTTGGCAGCGACGGCGTCCTAATCTGGAAAATAGCCGACTACTTGCGGAAGATGCAGGATGCCAAAGTGCGCAGCAACTATGAGTTTTTCAGCCCACCCTTTTATACCCACCGATATGGCTATAAGCTGCAAGTGTCAGCGTTCCTCAATGGAAATGGAAGCGGGGAGGGAACCCACTTATCGGTCTACATCCGTGTCCTGCCGGGCGAATACGACAACCTGCTGGAGTGGCCCTTCTCCTACAAGGTGACCTTCTCCATTATGGACCAGAGTGACCCATCCCTGTCAAAACCCCAGCACATCACAGAAACCTTCACCCCGGACCCCAACTGGAAGAACTTTCAGAGGCCGATAAACTCCAGGAATTCCATGGATGAAAGCACACTTGGCTTTGGATATCCCAAGTTCATTTCTCACGAGGAGATCAAGAAGAGGAATTACGTCAGGGACAATTCTATCTTCATCAGAGCTTCTGTGGAGATCCCTCAAAAGATTATAGCATGAACATAGACTGGAAGGAAATGGACCAGTTTCTCCTCCCTTACCCatcaaaaacttttttttttatatacataACTTATATATTGTGATACAAGTTGCTCGAGAACCAAAATTTCTGAGGTACTTTTGGGATTTCTCCATTGTGCACTGAGCGTTGCCTATTGTGCATGCGTAAATTGGCATGATACTTGGACACTGGGTCTGCCCACATCAGGGAGACAAAGAATACCTCCACcatggtttttttttaaaaaatgtctgTCTGTTTTGATTTGCCCATAGTTTCAGTGTCTATGGTCACAGTTGGAGCAGTCTGATTCTCTCATTTGGAGATATAGCAGGCTATAAGATCGCAAGACATCATTTGAGCCTGATAAATATTCCCACATTTTAGGATTGGTTTGAAAACTCGAGACAAATGGGGagagaagagattggggggggttcAAGTCTGAAGGTATACTTGGGTTTAGAAGGCAACATTTTAATTCAGACAGCTTATAACTTTGTCCAAGGACATGTTTTAAAGAGGTGCAGATTCAAAGAGTTAAGGGCACTGTACGTGTGTCCGTCAAGGGGAGAGGGTACAAGTTCAACAATGCAGAAGGGTTAACTCCAGGCCGACTATAGCACTGCCAAaggagtttgtgtatgtgtgtctgtcgaAGGAAAAGCTCATTTTATGTACTGTAATTTAAGCTGGTGAAAGTAGGCTTCTCAGGTGATCAAACATAACCCAGTCTTCAGTATTAGTCACGTTCAACTGATTTTGTGGGGGGAAAGTGCGGCCTTTCTCCAGTGCGTAAAACACAGGAGACCTTGTAGCCAGCATTCAGTCAGCCTTTTAAAACAAAGTGCGAAAGAAACATTCTGAGGGAGAGGGTAGGAGAGAACTTTATTTTCACCCCAGTGTTATTTTGTTACATGGTAAGTGACATTTTATATGTTAGGCCTAAGTTTATGTCGCTATTTTGGCCATGGCTGATGTTTGAGAAACACCcgtttaaaaatatttttaataaACTTAAGGCATGTGCAATAAGTAAATGCCAGGATTTCAAAGATGTGAATAGTCAAAGTTACTAATATATAATAGTAATATTAGAAGTTAAAGAGAagttctctctctttatctctttttttctttctctctctcttcctctctccccgcgTGCTCTTACACAGAAGTCGTAACCTTTTGCCGTGCTCGAACGATACCAGGTGCAAACTGTTTCTATGGCGATGTCCATGTTCACTGATTTTGAAAACGGAAGATTTTTCTAAAGCTGTATATTTTAAATAAAACTACATCTAGGACTTTAACTGTTTTGTAATAGGATAGGGACCCTTTGAGTGTTTTTGTAATAAATAACAATGATAATCTGGAAAAATCTCAATGGCATGTTTAATGTAATTCCATTTCATGGGTCAGTTAAATCCATTTGGAATTTTTGGACGTAGTTTTCTGCTTTTCATGACTCCCTTGTATGATTTCCCTTCTAAAGCTATTTATTTTTTAGCTCTGTTGTTGATCATTGAGGTAGATGTGCTTAAAAGCCAGAATAAGAGATGATTGCCTGTACATGGTCTTTTTTGAAATAAAATGTGTATTCATACAAAGTTTTGTTTCAGCTCTCATTCTTGTCGGATAAATTAGTTATTTTGTTGTATTTTTAGGA
Above is a window of Pristiophorus japonicus isolate sPriJap1 chromosome 16, sPriJap1.hap1, whole genome shotgun sequence DNA encoding:
- the traf4b gene encoding TNF receptor-associated factor 4b isoform X1 encodes the protein MPGYDYKFLEKPKRRFQCPLCNKPMREPVQVSTCGHRFCDTCLQEFLSEGVFKCPEDQLPLDYAKIYPDPELEAQILALVIRCIHSEEGCRWTGQIKQLQPHLSTCPFNVIPCPNRCTIKLSRRDLAEHLQHDCPKRRVKCEYCGNDFTGEGYENHQGICPQESVYCENKCGARMMRRLLSQHCLTDCPKRTQPCKFCGKEFVFDTIQNHQYQCPRYPVSCPNQCGVSNIAREDLAKHLKDNCNTAMVLCPFKDAGCKHRCHKIAMSRHIDESMKVHLNIMCSLVSRQRQDILELRQEVEELSVGSDGVLIWKIADYLRKMQDAKVRSNYEFFSPPFYTHRYGYKLQVSAFLNGNGSGEGTHLSVYIRVLPGEYDNLLEWPFSYKVTFSIMDQSDPSLSKPQHITETFTPDPNWKNFQRPINSRNSMDESTLGFGYPKFISHEEIKKRNYVRDNSIFIRASVEIPQKIIA
- the traf4b gene encoding TNF receptor-associated factor 4b isoform X2, translating into MVTRSLQRIEGVFKCPEDQLPLDYAKIYPDPELEAQILALVIRCIHSEEGCRWTGQIKQLQPHLSTCPFNVIPCPNRCTIKLSRRDLAEHLQHDCPKRRVKCEYCGNDFTGEGYENHQGICPQESVYCENKCGARMMRRLLSQHCLTDCPKRTQPCKFCGKEFVFDTIQNHQYQCPRYPVSCPNQCGVSNIAREDLAKHLKDNCNTAMVLCPFKDAGCKHRCHKIAMSRHIDESMKVHLNIMCSLVSRQRQDILELRQEVEELSVGSDGVLIWKIADYLRKMQDAKVRSNYEFFSPPFYTHRYGYKLQVSAFLNGNGSGEGTHLSVYIRVLPGEYDNLLEWPFSYKVTFSIMDQSDPSLSKPQHITETFTPDPNWKNFQRPINSRNSMDESTLGFGYPKFISHEEIKKRNYVRDNSIFIRASVEIPQKIIA
- the traf4b gene encoding TNF receptor-associated factor 4b isoform X3 translates to MLYLGLEGVFKCPEDQLPLDYAKIYPDPELEAQILALVIRCIHSEEGCRWTGQIKQLQPHLSTCPFNVIPCPNRCTIKLSRRDLAEHLQHDCPKRRVKCEYCGNDFTGEGYENHQGICPQESVYCENKCGARMMRRLLSQHCLTDCPKRTQPCKFCGKEFVFDTIQNHQYQCPRYPVSCPNQCGVSNIAREDLAKHLKDNCNTAMVLCPFKDAGCKHRCHKIAMSRHIDESMKVHLNIMCSLVSRQRQDILELRQEVEELSVGSDGVLIWKIADYLRKMQDAKVRSNYEFFSPPFYTHRYGYKLQVSAFLNGNGSGEGTHLSVYIRVLPGEYDNLLEWPFSYKVTFSIMDQSDPSLSKPQHITETFTPDPNWKNFQRPINSRNSMDESTLGFGYPKFISHEEIKKRNYVRDNSIFIRASVEIPQKIIA